In Ptychodera flava strain L36383 chromosome 17, AS_Pfla_20210202, whole genome shotgun sequence, one genomic interval encodes:
- the LOC139116300 gene encoding uncharacterized protein, giving the protein MADNNNNNNNERRRKLAVFAGLLIQQTERKVLSHLFTHSQNVNQAITLACLRKDEKPRIEGYVESVIPRYDPDDFREHFRLSRESFEAVLTLLMECNEIPQPGQDGLRGKMPILIEKQLLIFLWYLGNNETFRSIADRFGVSMSTAHECWRRISKTMVSKMASRFITWPHTQQAIQDTTEGFRQLSHLPSILGAIDGTHIRIKAPRVRPDTYINRKKFPSIVLQGVCNSKMLFTNVYAGWPGSCHDARVWRNSPFYRSRNTTIPDGCHLVGDSAYPLEPCLMTPFRDYGNLNQQQKMFNRELSRARQVIERSFGQLKGRFRKLRDFYADDMELIVDGIVSACILHNICILNAEELVELYDEDQEIDVNDDLMVPFNNHAAGVQRRLYLLNLMM; this is encoded by the exons atggcggacaacaataacaataataacaacgAGAGAAGACGGAAATTGGCAGTGTTTGCTGGTCTTTTGATACAGCAGACGGAAAGAAAAGTACTAAGTCACTTGTTTACCCACAGTCAAAATGTAAACCAAGCGATAACTCTGGCATGTCTCCGAAAAGACGAAAAACCAAGAATCGAGGGCTATGTGGAAAGTGTAATTCCGAGATATGATCCTGATGACTTCAGAGAACATTTCCGATTGAGTCGAGAAAGTTTTGAAGCTGTTCTAACT TTGCTGATGGAATGCAATGAAATACCACAACCAGGACAAGATGGGCTTAGAGGAAAGATGCCCATACTGATTGAAAAACAGCTATTGATTTTCTTGTGGTACTTAG GGAACAATGAGACATTTCGGTCTATAGCTGACCGATTTGGTGTCTCTATGTCTACTGCACATGAGTGTTGGCGTAGAATTTCGAAAACCATGGTTAGTAAAATGGCATCAAGATTCATAACCTGGCCACATACACAACAAGCTATCCAAGACACAACAGAGGGTTTCAGACAGCTCTCTCATCTACCATCTATTCTTGGAGCAATTGACGGGACCCACATACGTATAAAGGCACCAAGAGTAAGACCGGACACATATATCAATCGTAAGAAATTCCCTTCAATAGTACTGCAAGGTGTGTGCAATTCAAAGATGCTGTTCACCAATGTATATGCAGGTTGGCCTGGTAGCTGTCACGATGCTCGAGTCTGGAGGAACTCCCCTTTCTATAGAAGTAGAAACACTACAATTCCTGATGGCTGCCATTTAGTTGGAGACAGTGCGTATCCCCTTGAACCTTGTTTAATGACCCCTTTCAGAGATTATGGCAATTTAAACCAGCAACAGAAGATGTTCAACAGAGAGTTAAGTCGAGCTAGACAAGTAATAGAAAGATCCTTTGGTCAGCTGAAAGGAAGATTTCGCAAACTGCGTGATTTTTATGCTGATGATATGGAGCTTATTGTTGATGGTATTGTCAGTGCCTGCATCTTGCATAATATATGCATTCTAAATGCAGAAGAACTGGTTGAACTGTATGATGAAGATCAAGAGATTGACGTCAATGATGATCTTATGGTGCCATTCAATAACCATGCTGCGGGTGTCCAACGTCGTCTCTACCTGCTCAACCTAATGATGTAA